The proteins below are encoded in one region of Clostridium pasteurianum DSM 525 = ATCC 6013:
- a CDS encoding bifunctional diguanylate cyclase/phosphodiesterase: MEKHDENLWKAFTGKTESLNLKNEVKYKLMLEAVNDIMWEWNIENNKLNMFGNYKFIIDFDAKGINSINEFINKIVCLEYRDKVRSDLQSYLKGKSIYFQSEFKIHTKNNEEKWIFMRGKALKSPSGKPIWMAGSIADTTQRKLVEERIEYLAYHDLLTRLPNNIYLSSKLKKVMESEQGAIIFIGIDNFKNINDTLGHDYGDLLLILCSELIQSLIVDKGMVARFCGDIFSIILYNTKEKEVLKNICDEIINIFKNPFELKDIQVYCTVSIGIAIFPDDGKTVNEILKNADTAMHNSKAMGKNNYSFYDEKIAKKIIRRSNIENGLREAIENNELQLYYQPQIDIKNNKIKGLEVLLRWISPKLGFVSPDEFIPIAEETGLIVKIGAWVLKNACDQCKKWIHKGYEFQTISVNISPVQINKSHFLDLINNVITKNGLKPKVLELEITEGTLIKSIKEDAELLNRIIDTGVRISIDDFGKGYSSLNYLTALPISTLKIDKSFIDSINKDSKYRAIVSCIIRLAKDLKYSVIAEGVEKSDQKELLEAMGCNYIQGYYYSKPLPEKEFEKLFITNNFS; this comes from the coding sequence GTGGAAAAGCATGATGAAAATTTATGGAAAGCATTTACTGGAAAAACCGAATCTTTAAATTTAAAAAATGAAGTTAAATATAAATTGATGTTAGAAGCAGTTAATGATATTATGTGGGAATGGAATATAGAAAATAATAAACTTAATATGTTTGGTAATTATAAATTTATTATTGATTTTGATGCGAAGGGTATAAATAGTATAAATGAATTCATAAATAAGATAGTTTGTTTAGAATATAGGGATAAAGTCAGATCAGATTTACAATCATATTTAAAGGGTAAATCTATATATTTTCAGAGTGAATTTAAAATACATACAAAAAATAATGAGGAAAAATGGATTTTTATGAGAGGAAAAGCATTGAAGAGTCCCTCTGGAAAACCAATTTGGATGGCTGGGTCAATAGCAGATACTACACAAAGAAAATTGGTGGAAGAACGTATTGAATATTTGGCATACCATGATTTATTGACTAGATTACCAAATAATATTTATTTGTCTTCAAAGTTAAAAAAAGTTATGGAAAGTGAACAAGGTGCTATTATTTTTATTGGAATAGATAATTTCAAAAATATAAATGATACTTTAGGCCACGATTATGGAGATCTATTATTAATATTATGTTCAGAACTAATTCAATCCTTAATTGTGGATAAGGGAATGGTAGCACGATTTTGTGGAGATATATTTTCAATAATTTTATATAATACAAAAGAAAAAGAAGTATTGAAAAATATATGTGATGAAATAATTAATATATTTAAAAATCCCTTTGAGCTTAAAGATATTCAAGTATATTGTACTGTAAGTATTGGAATTGCTATTTTCCCCGATGATGGAAAGACAGTAAATGAAATATTAAAAAATGCAGATACAGCTATGCATAATTCAAAGGCTATGGGTAAAAATAATTACTCATTTTATGATGAAAAAATAGCTAAAAAGATTATAAGAAGAAGTAATATAGAAAATGGACTTAGAGAAGCTATAGAGAATAATGAATTACAATTATATTATCAGCCACAAATAGATATAAAAAATAATAAAATAAAAGGTCTAGAAGTTCTTTTAAGGTGGATATCACCTAAATTAGGTTTTGTTTCTCCAGATGAATTCATACCTATAGCAGAAGAAACTGGATTAATAGTAAAAATAGGTGCCTGGGTGCTTAAAAATGCTTGTGATCAATGTAAAAAATGGATTCATAAAGGATATGAATTTCAGACAATTTCTGTAAATATTTCTCCTGTACAAATTAATAAAAGCCACTTTTTAGATCTCATAAATAATGTAATAACTAAAAATGGTTTGAAACCTAAAGTTTTAGAATTGGAAATAACAGAGGGAACTTTAATTAAGTCAATTAAAGAAGATGCTGAATTATTAAATAGAATTATAGATACAGGGGTTAGAATTTCAATAGATGATTTTGGAAAAGGGTATTCATCTTTGAATTATTTAACTGCACTTCCTATAAGTACATTGAAGATTGATAAATCTTTTATAGATAGTATTAATAAAGATAGTAAATATAGAGCTATAGTTAGCTGTATAATCAGACTTGCAAAGGATTTAAAATATAGCGTTATTGCTGAAGGAGTAGAGAAAAGTGATCAGAAAGAATTATTAGAAGCCATGGGATGCAACTATATACAAGGTTATTATTATAGCAAACCATTGCCAGAAAAAGAATTTGAAAAACTATTTATTACTAATAATTTCAGTTAA
- a CDS encoding DedA family protein, which translates to MNIMEKLINTVLHFDKYLNIIIQNYGSWTYVLLFLIIFCETGLVVTPFLPGDSLIFATGALAARGSLSIITLYIIFLAAAIIGDTVNYHIGKKIGIKIFEREDLKYINKEHLKKAESFYKKHGSMTIVLGRFIPIIRTFVPFVAGIGEMHYSKFIVYNILGGSLWVSLFLIGGYFFGNLPIVEENFSYVVISIIAISIIPAIIAFIREKKNSKTQVLDMMEE; encoded by the coding sequence ATAAATATTATGGAAAAATTAATTAATACTGTACTCCATTTTGACAAATACCTAAATATAATTATTCAAAATTATGGTTCTTGGACTTACGTTTTACTTTTCTTAATTATATTTTGTGAAACGGGATTAGTGGTTACTCCTTTTTTACCAGGAGATTCTTTGATTTTTGCAACAGGGGCACTGGCAGCAAGAGGATCCCTTAGTATAATAACACTCTATATCATATTTTTAGCGGCTGCGATAATTGGAGATACTGTCAATTATCATATTGGTAAAAAAATAGGTATAAAGATTTTTGAAAGGGAAGATTTAAAATACATAAATAAAGAGCATCTTAAAAAAGCAGAAAGCTTTTATAAAAAACATGGTTCTATGACTATAGTATTGGGAAGATTTATACCTATAATAAGGACATTCGTGCCTTTTGTAGCAGGTATTGGAGAAATGCATTATTCTAAATTTATAGTTTATAATATATTGGGGGGATCTTTATGGGTATCTCTATTCTTAATAGGTGGATATTTCTTTGGAAATTTGCCAATAGTAGAAGAGAATTTTTCTTATGTAGTCATAAGTATTATAGCAATATCAATTATTCCCGCAATTATTGCATTTATCAGAGAGAAGAAAAATAGTAAAACTCAAGTGTTAGATATGATGGAAGAATAG
- a CDS encoding glucose-6-phosphate isomerase, translating into MTKKLSLDLTKLDSFLNENEITYLQPMVTEAHNMLHSKTGQGNDFLGWIDLPVDYNKEEFERIKKSAEKIRNDSDVLIVIGIGGSYLGARAAIETLSHTFYNTISKDKRKSPNVFFVGNNISSTYMVDLLETIEGKDISVNVISKSGTTTEPAIAFRIFKDYLEKKYGKNGAKERIYATTDKEKGALKSLADAEGYETFVIPDDVGGRFSVLTPVGLLPIATAGINIDELMKGAAAGREAYSSPKLEENDAYRYAAARNALYRKGKTTEILVNYEPSLHYFGEWWKQLYGESEGKDGKGIFPAAVDFSTDLHSMGQYIQQGMRNIYETVINVETPRKNIIIEKSDENIDGLNFLAGQTMDYVNKRAFEGTVLAHNDGGVPNIVVNVPELTDYYFGYLLYFFEKSCGVSGYLLGINPFDQPGVEEYKKNMFALLGKPGYESKKEELEKRLGK; encoded by the coding sequence ATGACAAAAAAATTATCTTTAGACCTAACTAAATTAGATTCTTTTTTAAATGAAAATGAGATTACATATCTTCAGCCAATGGTTACAGAGGCACATAATATGCTTCACAGTAAGACTGGCCAAGGAAACGATTTCTTAGGATGGATTGACCTTCCGGTAGATTATAACAAAGAAGAATTTGAAAGGATAAAAAAATCTGCAGAAAAAATAAGAAATGATTCAGATGTACTTATAGTAATTGGAATTGGTGGATCATATCTTGGGGCAAGAGCTGCTATAGAAACTTTATCACATACTTTTTATAATACTATTTCAAAGGATAAGAGAAAATCACCAAATGTATTTTTTGTAGGAAATAATATAAGTTCTACTTATATGGTGGATTTATTGGAAACGATTGAAGGAAAGGATATTTCAGTTAATGTTATATCAAAATCAGGTACTACTACTGAACCTGCTATAGCATTTAGAATCTTTAAAGATTATCTTGAAAAGAAATATGGTAAGAATGGTGCTAAAGAAAGAATATATGCTACTACTGATAAAGAAAAGGGTGCTTTAAAATCTTTAGCAGATGCAGAAGGTTATGAAACTTTTGTTATTCCAGATGATGTTGGAGGAAGATTTAGTGTATTAACACCCGTTGGGCTTTTGCCAATTGCAACTGCAGGTATTAATATAGATGAACTTATGAAAGGTGCAGCAGCTGGAAGAGAAGCATACAGTTCTCCTAAATTAGAAGAAAATGATGCTTATAGATATGCAGCAGCTAGAAATGCCCTATATAGAAAAGGTAAGACAACAGAAATACTTGTTAATTATGAACCAAGTTTACATTATTTTGGTGAATGGTGGAAGCAATTATATGGTGAAAGTGAAGGAAAAGATGGTAAGGGAATATTCCCAGCAGCAGTTGACTTTTCAACAGACCTTCATTCTATGGGACAATATATTCAACAGGGAATGAGAAATATATATGAAACTGTAATTAATGTAGAAACTCCTAGAAAAAATATTATTATTGAGAAAAGTGATGAGAATATCGATGGTTTGAATTTCTTAGCAGGTCAGACTATGGATTATGTAAATAAAAGAGCATTTGAGGGAACAGTTTTAGCTCATAATGATGGAGGAGTACCAAATATTGTGGTTAATGTGCCAGAATTGACTGATTATTATTTTGGATACTTACTATATTTCTTTGAAAAATCTTGTGGGGTCAGTGGGTATTTGTTAGGAATAAATCCATTTGATCAACCAGGAGTTGAAGAATATAAGAAAAATATGTTTGCTCTTCTTGGAAAACCAGGTTATGAATCTAAAAAAGAAGAACTGGAGAAAAGGTTAGGTAAGTAA
- the glmM gene encoding phosphoglucosamine mutase: MSRMFGTDGVRGVANCELTPEIAYNLGRAGAYVLSKGSHKPRILVGTDTRISKDMLESALVSGILSVGAEAVCVGVIPTPAIAYLTRKYKLDAGIVISASHNPVEYNGIKFFNSQGYKLSDELEDQIQNVIESGCEGIPSPSGANLGRKVIEDSALEDYVAFAKSTINCDLKGMKIALDCANGASYKSAVKTFRDLGAEIVVINNDPDGININKCCGSTHPEELMEYVVKKKCDLGLAFDGDADRCLAVDERGNLIDGDFIMAICGKYLKDKGKLNENVVVVTVMSNMGLFIALDKENINTVKTKVGDRYVLEEMLKQGYKLGGEQSGHIIFLDYNTTGDGLVTGLQLSSIIKNSNNTLSQLAGMMKKLPQVLANATIPNSKKNIYKEDEEIIQEIKKIEEKLQDKGRVLIRPSGTEPLVRVMLEGENQVELDTMAHSLANLIEEKAKEAIFES, from the coding sequence ATGAGTAGGATGTTTGGTACAGATGGTGTAAGAGGTGTAGCTAACTGTGAATTAACGCCAGAAATTGCATATAATCTTGGAAGAGCTGGTGCTTATGTATTATCAAAGGGATCACATAAACCAAGGATATTAGTGGGAACGGATACGAGAATATCTAAAGACATGTTAGAGTCAGCATTGGTATCTGGAATACTTTCTGTAGGTGCAGAGGCGGTATGTGTTGGAGTAATACCTACACCAGCTATAGCCTATCTTACAAGAAAATATAAACTGGATGCTGGAATTGTAATATCAGCTTCTCATAATCCTGTAGAATATAATGGTATAAAGTTTTTTAATTCCCAAGGTTACAAGCTTTCAGATGAATTAGAAGATCAAATACAAAATGTTATAGAAAGTGGATGTGAGGGAATTCCATCACCTTCTGGTGCAAATTTAGGAAGAAAGGTAATAGAGGATTCGGCATTGGAGGATTATGTAGCATTTGCCAAAAGCACAATTAATTGTGATCTTAAAGGAATGAAAATAGCTTTAGATTGTGCTAATGGAGCTAGTTATAAGAGTGCGGTTAAAACTTTTAGAGATCTTGGTGCGGAAATCGTTGTAATAAATAATGATCCTGATGGTATAAACATAAATAAATGCTGTGGATCTACTCATCCTGAGGAACTAATGGAATATGTAGTAAAAAAGAAATGTGATTTAGGTTTGGCTTTTGATGGAGATGCAGATAGATGCCTTGCTGTAGATGAAAGAGGTAACCTCATAGACGGTGATTTTATAATGGCTATATGTGGTAAATATTTAAAAGATAAAGGAAAATTAAATGAAAATGTAGTTGTTGTAACTGTAATGAGTAATATGGGACTTTTTATTGCACTTGATAAAGAAAATATAAATACAGTTAAGACAAAAGTTGGAGATAGATATGTATTAGAGGAGATGCTGAAACAGGGTTACAAGCTTGGTGGTGAACAATCAGGCCATATAATATTCCTTGATTATAATACTACTGGAGATGGACTAGTTACCGGGCTTCAATTATCATCTATAATAAAAAATAGCAATAATACACTGTCACAGCTTGCCGGTATGATGAAAAAATTACCTCAAGTATTAGCAAATGCTACTATACCTAATAGTAAAAAGAACATATACAAAGAGGATGAAGAAATTATACAGGAAATAAAAAAAATAGAAGAAAAGCTTCAGGATAAAGGAAGGGTTTTAATCAGACCTTCTGGAACTGAGCCTTTAGTGAGAGTAATGCTTGAAGGAGAAAATCAAGTAGAACTTGATACCATGGCACATTCCTTGGCAAATCTCATAGAAGAAAAGGCTAAAGAGGCTATATTTGAGAGTTAA
- a CDS encoding polymer-forming cytoskeletal protein, whose protein sequence is MEAKQDLKISGAGSAGGGIYDEVKISGSGNINGDLECNTLKCSGSADIEGNVAAKNIKFSGSAKIRGNIKAETMDVSGSVKVNGNMDTDEIKVSGGSQIIGDVKTKKIKISGTSSIDGNLHGEEIDISGSINIKKDCESEIFKASGSMNIEGLLNAGEINIALHGRCRAKEIGGENISVRLSAFGDSIVAKFLKSMFSYRRELITEAIEGDNIYLEGTTAKIVRGNNVAIGKGCYIEIVEYSGEIKIVDDGKVEKKVKI, encoded by the coding sequence ATGGAAGCTAAACAAGATCTTAAAATATCCGGAGCAGGATCTGCAGGTGGAGGAATATATGATGAAGTTAAAATTAGTGGGTCAGGTAACATTAATGGTGATTTAGAATGTAATACTTTAAAATGCAGCGGTTCAGCAGATATAGAAGGAAATGTGGCAGCAAAGAATATAAAGTTTAGCGGATCTGCTAAAATCAGAGGAAATATTAAAGCAGAAACAATGGATGTTAGCGGGTCAGTGAAAGTTAATGGAAACATGGATACTGATGAAATTAAAGTAAGTGGTGGATCACAAATTATTGGAGATGTAAAAACTAAGAAAATAAAAATATCTGGTACCAGCAGTATTGATGGAAATTTACATGGAGAAGAAATTGATATATCAGGCAGCATAAATATAAAAAAAGACTGTGAAAGTGAAATTTTTAAAGCTTCTGGCAGCATGAATATAGAAGGACTTTTAAATGCAGGAGAAATAAATATAGCTTTGCATGGAAGATGCAGGGCAAAGGAAATTGGAGGAGAAAATATTAGTGTCAGGTTATCTGCTTTTGGAGACTCAATAGTAGCTAAATTTTTAAAATCAATGTTTTCCTATAGAAGAGAACTTATTACTGAAGCTATAGAAGGAGATAATATTTATCTTGAGGGAACTACGGCAAAGATAGTTAGAGGAAACAATGTTGCAATAGGTAAAGGCTGTTATATAGAAATAGTTGAATATAGTGGAGAGATAAAAATTGTAGATGATGGAAAAGTTGAAAAAAAGGTGAAAATATAG
- a CDS encoding YhbD family protein has translation MKEELISKKELLESTDISYGQLYRWKRKNLIPEEWFIKKSSFTGQETFFPREKILDRVEKIKNMKDDTSLDDLAQIFSTEVSDIKISYNEIIEKNIIMENVVDIYKDFSSMSSVYSFNEILYMTILQEFLIEGSISIEESKNLLQTLKDNYNKYAGKSCEILFVRKMGVGIAIMLSASNEIYFEKLSKIVMRISINEIIEKLKLKIKELF, from the coding sequence ATGAAAGAAGAGTTAATTTCTAAAAAAGAACTTTTAGAATCAACGGATATATCTTATGGTCAACTTTATAGATGGAAGAGGAAAAATTTAATTCCTGAAGAATGGTTTATAAAAAAATCTTCTTTTACAGGACAGGAAACTTTTTTCCCTAGGGAGAAAATTCTTGATAGAGTGGAAAAGATAAAAAATATGAAGGATGATACATCTTTAGATGATTTAGCACAAATTTTTTCAACTGAAGTTTCAGATATTAAAATTTCTTATAATGAAATTATTGAAAAAAATATTATTATGGAGAATGTTGTAGATATATATAAGGATTTTAGTTCAATGAGTTCAGTTTATTCATTTAATGAAATATTGTATATGACCATACTACAAGAATTTTTAATTGAGGGAAGTATTTCAATTGAAGAAAGTAAAAATCTTCTTCAGACTCTGAAGGACAATTATAATAAATATGCAGGAAAAAGCTGTGAAATATTATTTGTAAGAAAAATGGGTGTAGGAATAGCTATTATGTTATCCGCTTCCAATGAAATTTATTTTGAAAAATTATCAAAAATTGTGATGAGAATAAGTATTAATGAGATTATAGAAAAATTAAAATTAAAAATTAAGGAGCTGTTTTAA
- the buk gene encoding butyrate kinase produces the protein MYKLLIINPGSTSTKIGVYEDENQVLEENLKHSAEEIAKYNTIYDQFPFRKEVILNVLKEKNIDISTLSAVVGRGGLLKPIVSGTYAVNDTMLEDLKVGVQGQHASNLGGIIANEIAKELNIPSYIVDPVTVDEMQEVAKISGIPEIKRRSIFHALNQKAVAKRYAKEKGVKYENLNLIVTHMGGGTSVGAHCKGKVIDVNNALTGEGPFSPERSGGVPAGDLIDIAYSGKVSYEEMKKKINGKGGAVAYANTNDFKVVADKADAGDKEAKLIYDAFIYQIAKEIGQDAAVLSGKVDAILLTGGIAYNKGITGKIAERVSFIAPVVVYPGEDELLALAQGALRVLNGEEKAKEYV, from the coding sequence ATGTATAAATTATTAATAATCAATCCAGGTTCTACATCAACAAAAATTGGGGTATATGAAGATGAAAATCAAGTTTTGGAGGAAAATCTAAAGCATTCAGCAGAGGAAATAGCTAAATATAATACAATATACGATCAATTCCCATTCAGAAAAGAAGTTATTCTCAATGTATTGAAAGAAAAAAATATAGATATTAGTACTTTAAGTGCAGTAGTTGGTAGAGGTGGATTGTTAAAACCAATAGTTAGTGGTACATATGCAGTCAATGACACAATGCTTGAAGATTTAAAAGTTGGAGTTCAAGGACAGCATGCATCAAATTTAGGCGGTATAATAGCAAATGAAATAGCTAAAGAATTAAATATACCATCTTATATAGTAGACCCTGTTACTGTAGATGAAATGCAGGAAGTAGCAAAAATTTCAGGAATACCAGAAATAAAAAGAAGAAGTATTTTCCATGCACTAAATCAAAAAGCGGTTGCCAAAAGATATGCAAAGGAAAAAGGTGTAAAATACGAGAATTTAAATCTTATTGTTACTCATATGGGTGGTGGAACATCCGTGGGTGCTCACTGCAAGGGAAAAGTAATTGATGTAAATAATGCTCTTACAGGAGAAGGTCCATTTTCACCAGAAAGAAGTGGTGGAGTTCCAGCTGGAGATTTAATTGATATTGCTTACAGCGGAAAAGTAAGTTATGAAGAAATGAAAAAGAAAATAAACGGAAAAGGTGGAGCTGTTGCATATGCTAACACAAATGACTTTAAGGTTGTTGCTGATAAAGCAGATGCAGGAGACAAGGAAGCTAAATTAATATATGATGCATTTATTTATCAAATAGCAAAAGAGATTGGTCAAGATGCCGCAGTATTATCAGGAAAAGTAGATGCAATACTTCTTACAGGTGGAATAGCTTATAATAAAGGAATTACAGGTAAAATAGCAGAGAGAGTTTCATTTATAGCTCCAGTAGTAGTTTATCCAGGAGAAGATGAACTTTTAGCTTTAGCTCAGGGTGCTCTTAGAGTATTAAATGGTGAGGAAAAAGCAAAAGAATACGTATAA
- the ptb gene encoding phosphate butyryltransferase: MIKSFEEVLLKVKSKDIKTVSVAVAQDIPVLEAIRDAKKNGIAEAILVGDKEEITSIALKIGMDINQFKIIDEPDVKKATLKAVEVVSQGKADMVMKGLVDTATFLRSVLNKEVGLRTGKLMSHVAVFETEAFNRLLFLTDAAFNMYPTLKDKIQIINNAVKVAHAVGIEEPKVAPICAVEVVNENMPATLDAAMLSKMSDRGQFKGCIVDGPYALDNALSEEAAKHKNIKGTVAGKADVLLLPNIETANVMYKTLTYTTNSKNGGILVGTAAPVILTSRADSHETKMYSIALASLVAGHK, encoded by the coding sequence ATGATTAAAAGTTTTGAAGAGGTTTTATTAAAAGTCAAAAGTAAGGACATTAAAACGGTATCTGTTGCAGTTGCACAGGATATACCAGTACTGGAAGCTATAAGAGATGCTAAAAAAAATGGTATTGCAGAAGCAATTCTAGTAGGAGACAAAGAGGAAATAACTTCTATCGCACTTAAAATTGGAATGGACATAAATCAGTTTAAAATAATAGATGAACCAGATGTTAAAAAAGCTACGCTAAAAGCCGTAGAAGTTGTTTCACAGGGAAAAGCCGATATGGTTATGAAAGGATTAGTAGATACAGCAACTTTTTTAAGATCAGTACTTAACAAAGAAGTAGGTCTTAGAACTGGGAAACTTATGTCACATGTGGCTGTTTTTGAAACAGAAGCATTTAATAGATTACTATTTTTGACAGATGCAGCATTTAATATGTATCCAACATTAAAAGATAAAATACAGATAATTAATAATGCAGTAAAAGTAGCACATGCTGTAGGAATTGAAGAACCTAAAGTAGCACCTATCTGTGCTGTTGAAGTTGTCAATGAAAATATGCCTGCAACTTTGGATGCAGCTATGCTTTCAAAGATGAGCGATAGAGGACAGTTTAAAGGATGCATAGTTGATGGACCATATGCTTTAGATAATGCTTTAAGTGAAGAAGCAGCAAAACACAAAAATATAAAAGGTACAGTAGCTGGTAAAGCAGATGTTCTTTTATTACCAAATATAGAGACGGCAAATGTTATGTATAAAACTTTAACTTATACAACTAATTCAAAAAATGGCGGTATATTAGTTGGAACTGCAGCCCCAGTTATATTGACATCAAGAGCAGATAGTCATGAAACAAAAATGTATTCAATTGCACTTGCATCATTAGTTGCAGGTCATAAATAA
- a CDS encoding NAD(P)/FAD-dependent oxidoreductase, with protein MSIRINNLSLNIEEDISQLEKKAASKLKISEKNFRNFKILKESIDARKKDNIKFNYVVEVCLDREKKIINKIHDRDVSFQEKDNKEEIIYGDLHLDNRPVIVGMGPAGMFAALLLAEKGYKPLVVERGESVEKRTNAVEEFWRTGRLNTESNVQFGEGGAGTFSDGKLTTRIKDKRCNYVIDKFISFGAPKEISYIGKPHIGTDILKNVVKNLRQKVKELGGEVRFNSRLEDINTRNGKIRSVIINGEEINCNALILAIGHSSRDTYEMLYKNNIFMEAKPFALGVRIEHKQSMINENQYGKYADHPRLKTADYRLTYTSNITNRSVYSFCMCPGGEVVAAASEDNRLATNGMSYYKRDKENANSALVVTVGVEDFRKECYNFNNETLNQHHPLLGMEMQRYYENRAFIAGGSNFNAPIQLVGDFFKDETSKKIGSVIPSYKPGYELSNLKDCLPIYIIDTLKEGILNFNKKIQGFGDDNAVLTGIETRTSAPVRIMRKDNLESVSVSGLFPCGEGAGFAGGIMSAAVDGLKCAEAVIKKYMPLD; from the coding sequence ATGTCAATTAGAATTAATAATTTAAGTTTAAATATAGAAGAAGATATATCGCAATTAGAAAAGAAAGCTGCTTCAAAATTAAAGATATCGGAAAAGAATTTTAGGAATTTTAAAATATTAAAAGAATCCATTGATGCTAGAAAAAAAGATAACATAAAATTTAATTATGTAGTAGAAGTTTGTCTAGATAGGGAGAAAAAAATAATTAATAAAATTCATGATAGAGATGTAAGTTTTCAAGAAAAAGATAATAAAGAAGAAATTATTTATGGAGATTTACATTTGGATAACAGACCTGTAATAGTTGGTATGGGACCAGCAGGAATGTTTGCAGCACTGTTGCTAGCGGAAAAAGGTTACAAACCATTAGTTGTAGAAAGAGGGGAAAGTGTAGAAAAAAGAACTAATGCTGTAGAAGAATTTTGGAGAACAGGAAGACTTAACACAGAGTCAAATGTTCAATTTGGAGAAGGGGGAGCAGGTACTTTCTCAGATGGAAAACTTACTACTAGAATTAAGGATAAAAGATGTAATTATGTAATTGATAAATTTATAAGCTTTGGTGCACCAAAAGAAATATCATATATAGGAAAACCTCATATAGGTACAGATATATTAAAGAATGTAGTTAAAAATTTAAGGCAAAAAGTAAAAGAACTTGGTGGAGAGGTCAGGTTTAATAGTAGATTAGAGGATATTAATACTAGAAATGGAAAAATTAGATCGGTAATTATAAATGGAGAAGAAATTAATTGTAATGCTTTAATTTTAGCTATAGGACATAGTTCAAGAGATACTTATGAGATGCTTTATAAAAATAATATTTTTATGGAAGCTAAACCTTTTGCATTGGGAGTGAGGATTGAGCATAAACAGAGCATGATAAATGAAAATCAGTATGGAAAATACGCAGATCATCCTAGATTAAAAACAGCAGATTATAGATTAACTTACACCTCAAATATTACCAATAGATCTGTATATAGTTTTTGTATGTGTCCAGGTGGAGAAGTAGTGGCAGCAGCTTCTGAAGATAATAGGTTAGCTACAAATGGAATGAGCTACTATAAAAGGGATAAAGAAAATGCAAATTCAGCTTTAGTAGTAACAGTAGGGGTAGAAGATTTTCGAAAGGAATGTTATAATTTTAACAACGAGACCTTAAATCAGCACCATCCTCTCCTAGGTATGGAAATGCAAAGATATTATGAAAACAGGGCTTTTATTGCTGGAGGAAGTAACTTTAATGCTCCAATACAGCTTGTAGGAGATTTCTTTAAAGATGAAACCAGTAAGAAAATTGGTAGTGTTATTCCAAGCTATAAGCCTGGATATGAACTCTCTAATTTAAAAGACTGTCTTCCAATTTACATAATAGATACTCTGAAAGAGGGAATACTGAATTTTAATAAAAAGATCCAAGGATTTGGAGATGATAATGCAGTGTTAACTGGTATAGAGACCAGAACTTCAGCTCCTGTGAGAATAATGAGAAAGGATAATCTTGAAAGTGTATCGGTATCAGGACTATTTCCTTGTGGCGAAGGTGCAGGTTTTGCTGGGGGTATAATGTCAGCTGCAGTAGATGGATTAAAGTGTGCTGAAGCCGTAATAAAAAAATATATGCCGCTAGATTGA